A genomic window from Prunus persica cultivar Lovell chromosome G2, Prunus_persica_NCBIv2, whole genome shotgun sequence includes:
- the LOC18785626 gene encoding TBC1 domain family member 8B: protein MKSATKVSLNPLVAYEHKRDAYGFAVRPQHVQRYREYATIYKEEEEERSERWKSFLELQAESAQLPAVGLSKEQDNKALLSEASEHEPDSNSEKGVDGDDLSDQKAGSDSLTKNDNEKEELEAKDTKTHGIQIWNEIRPSLHAIETMMSVRIKKKNNLSKHEQDTGTGKPLTPLEEARSPKGASEEDSEDEFYDVERSDQDVLSSDSVSASATGAASDTVPSESLFPWKEELEVLVRGGVPMALRGELWQAFVGVKARRVDNYYKDLLASETNAGNNVELNSLDSDRNSKLSATDSVCAPEKWKGQIEKDLPRTFPGHPALDEDGRNALRRLLTAYARHNPSVGYCQAMNFFAGLLLLLMPEENAFWALMGIIDDYFDGYYSEEMIESQVDQLVFEELVHERFPRLVNHLDYLGVQVAWVSGPWFLTIFMNMLPWESVLRVWDVLLFEGNRVMLFRTALALMELYGPALVTTKDAGDAVTLLQSLAGSTFDSSQLVLTACMGYQNVNETRLQELRNKHRPAVLIAIEERSKGLRAWKDSQGLASKLFNFKQDPKSMIIETKKGERLVDAQTNGDLSRSESGSNNADLISLNGDGEVESVPDLQEQVVWLKVELCKLLEEKRSAELRAEELETALMEMVKQDNRRQLSARVEQLEQEVAELRQALSDKQEQESVMLQVLMRVEQEQRLTEDARRFSEQDAAAQRYAAQVLQEKYEEATAALAEMEKRVVMAESMLEATLQYQSGQQKTQPSPRSLSLPVQTNQDQTQEFPARKISLLSRPFGLGWRDRNKGKPANNEEPNDSKSISEGQSPTAEVKETNGLQVEDKE from the exons ATGAAATCCGCCACCAAAGTCTCTCTCAACCCGCTTGTCGCCTACGAGCACAAGAG GGATGCTTATGGATTTGCTGTGAGACCTCAGCATGTACAACGATACCGAGAATATGCCACTATCTACAag gaagaagaggaggaaagaTCAGAAAGGTGGAAGTCTTTCCTGGAACTACAAGCAGAGTCCGCTCAATTGCCTGCAGTTGGATTATCTAAGGAACAAGATAACAAGGCCTTGCTTTCTGAAGCCTCAGAGCATGAACCAGACTCCAATTCGGAGAAGGGTGTTGATGGTGATGATTTAAGTGACCAGAAGGCAGGTTCTGATTCTCTGACCAAAAATGATAACGAAAAGGAGGAACTGGAAGCTAAGGACACAAAAACTCATGGGATTCAAATATGGAATGAAATTAGACCATCTCTTCACGCCATTGAGACCATGATGAGTGTTCgtataaagaagaagaacaatttGTCAAAGCATGAGCAGGACACAGGAACTGGGAAGCCGCTTACTCCTCTTGAAGAGGCTAGATCCCCAAAAGGAGCATCTGAGGAGGACTCCGAGGATGAGTTCTATGATGTGGAGAGGTCAGACCAGGATGTCCTTTCAAGTGACAGTGTGAGTGCATCTGCAACAGGTGCTGCTTCTGACACTGTCCCTTCAGAATCTTTATTTCCTTGGAAAGAAGAGTTGGAGGTTCTTGTTCGTGGGGGAGTACCAATGGCTCTCAGGGGAGAG CTCTGGCAAGCTTTTGTTGGTGTGAAGGCACGGCGTGTGGATAACTATTACAAGGATCTGCTAGCTTCAGAAACTAATGCTGGTAATAATGTGGAACTAAATAGCTTGGACTCAGACAGAAATAGCAAGTTGTCAGCAACAGATTCTGTATGTGCACCTGAAAAATGGAAAGGGCAGATTGAGAAG GATCTACCTAGAACATTTCCAGGTCACCCTGCTCTAGATGAAGATGGTAGAAATGCTTTGAGGCGTTTGCTTACCGCATATGCGCGGCATAATCCCTCTGTTGGGTACTGTCAG GCCATGAATTTCTTTGCTGGCTTATTACTGCTTCTCATGCCCGAAGAAAATGCCTTCTG GGCTTTGATGGGGATTATTGATGATTATTTTGATGGCTATTACTCTGAGGAAATGATAGAATCTCAG GTGGATCAACTTGTTTTTGAAGAGTTGGTGCATGAGAGATTTCCTAGATTGG TCAATCATCTAGATTACCTGGGAGTGCAGGTGGCATGGGTTAGTGGACCATGGTTCCTTACCATCTTCATGAACATGCTTCCATGGGAAAGTG TTCTTCGAGTCTGGGATGTGCTTCTTTTTGAAGGAAACCGCGTTATGCTATTTAGAACAGCACTTGCTTTGATGGAGTTATATG GCCCTGCACTGGTTACTACCAAGGATGCTGGAGATGCAGTTACTCTGCTGCAATCACTGGCTGGCTCTACATTTGATAGCAGTCAACTGGTATTGACAGCTTGCATGGGTtaccaaaatgtaaatgaaACTAGATTACAAGAGTTGAGAAATAAACATCGGCCAGCTGTACTTATTGCTATCGAGGAAAGATCGAAGGGACTTCGGGCGTGGAAGGATTCTCAAGGTCTAGCATCTAAGCTGTTTAATTTCAAGCAAGATCCTAAATCAATGATAATTGAGACAAAGAAAGGAGAACGACTAGTCGATGCACAGACAAATGGTGATTTATCACGTTCAGAGTCTGGGTCCAATAATGCAGATCTTATTAGCCTGAATGGGGATGGGGAGGTAGAGTCTGTACCAGATCTTCAAGAACAG GTGGTATGGTTGAAGGTTGAATTATGCAAGCTGCTGGAGGAGAAAAGATCTGCTGAACTCAG AGCCGAGGAGCTGGAGACAGCATTGATGGAGATGGTCAAGCAAGATAATCGTCGGCAATTGAGTGCCAGG GTTGAGCAATTAGAGCAAGAGGTTGCTGAGCTTCGCCAAGCCCTTTCTGATAAGCAGGAACAGGAGAGTGTCATGCTCCAG GTCTTAATGCGAGTAGAGCAAGAGCAGAGACTAACAGAAGATGCTCGGAGATTTTCTGAGCAAGATGCAGCAGCACAGAGATATGCTGCTCAAGTGCTTCAG GAGAAGTATGAAGAGGCCACAGCTGCACTTGCTGAAATGGAAAAGAGAGTTGTTATGGCAGAATCAATGTTGGAGGCTACTTTGCAATACCAATCCGGTCAACAGAAAACACAACCTTCTCCACG ATCTCTATCTTTACCTGTACAAACCAATCAAGACCAGACACAAGAGTTCCCTGCAAGAAAGATCAGTTTGCTATCTCGACCATTTGGCCTTGGCTGGCGTGATCGCAACAAG GGAAAACCTGCTAACAATGAGGAGCCAAATGACAGCAAGTCTATCAGTGAGGGACAGAGTCCCACCGCAGAGGTAAAAGAGACGAATGGCCTTCAAGTGGAAGATAAAGAGTAG